From the genome of Miscanthus floridulus cultivar M001 chromosome 10, ASM1932011v1, whole genome shotgun sequence, one region includes:
- the LOC136487684 gene encoding anthocyanidin-3-O-glucoside rhamnosyltransferase-like — protein sequence MPADGGGNRDATPMHVVMLPWLAFGHIVPFAQLARRLLASSSSVRVTFLTAAGNVPRVEAMLSSASSAGRVAVVPLRLPRVPGLPEDAASTADLSPDGAELLKVALDAARPQVAALLAELRPDAVLLDFVTPWACEDATALGVKSLHFSVFSAVANAYLAVPARCPDGARAGVRPSARDLMFAPAGFPGSSPLAAVGVPAYQAADFTYVFTSFGGQPSAYDRVVASNRACDGIVVKTCAEMEGAYLNYLAAQLRKPLLVAGPLVPDPPRDELDERWATWLSAFPDGAVVFASFGSETFLPPAAAKELLLGLEATGRPFLAVLNSPDGAAAVVPPPGLAERMSGRGLLHTGWVQQQHILRHRSVGCYVTHAGFSSVVEGLVAGCRLVLLPMKVDQYLNAALFARELRVGVEVARRDEDGWFGRQDVCNAVAAAVADGGEGDNRKWADFLTDDAVQGRFADEFVRQLRELVSAASS from the coding sequence ATGCCGGCCGACGGAGGAGGCAACCGCGACGCCACGCCCATGCACGTGGTGATGCTCCCGTGGCTCGCCTTCGGCCACATCGTCCCGTTCGCGCAGCTGGCGCGGAGGctgctggcctcctcctcctccgttcgCGTCACGTTCCTCACGGCCGCCGGGAACGTCCCACGCGTCGAGGCCATGCTGTCCTCGGCCTCCTCCGCCGGTAGGGTGGCCGTCGTGCCGCTGCGCCTGCCCCGCGTGCCGGGGCTTCCCGAGGACGCGGCCAGCACGGCGGACCTCTCGCCCGATGGTGCCGAGCTGCTCAAGGTCGCGCTGGACGCCGCCCGGCCCCAGGTGGCCGCGCTGCTGGCCGAGCTCCGCCCGGACGCTGTGCTGCTAGACTTCGTCACCCCGTGGGCCTGTGAGGACGCCACGGCGCTAGGCGTCAAGTCGCTCCACTTCAGCGTCTTCTCCGCCGTCGCGAACGCATACCTCGCCGTCCCCGCGCGCTGCCCCGATGGAGCCAGGGCGGGGGTGCGGCCGTCGGCGCGCGACCTCATGTTCGCCCCCGCTGGCTTTCCCGGCTCTTCCCCCCTAGCCGCCGTCGGCGTACCGGCGTACCAGGCCGCCGACTTCACCTATGTGTTCACCAGCTTCGGCGGCCAGCCCTCCGCCTACGACCGCGTGGTGGCCAGCAACCGGGCTTGCGACGGCATCGTGGTCAAGACCTGCGCCGAGATGGAGGGcgcctacctcaactacctcgccGCCCAGCTCCGGAAGCCTTTGCTCGTGGCGGGGCCGCTGGTGCCGGACCCACCGCGGGACGAGTTGGACGAGCGCTGGGCCACCTGGCTCTCCGCGTTCCCGGACGGCGCTGTCGTCTTCGCCTCGTTCGGCAGCGAGACGTTCCTGCCGCCCGCCGCGGCGAAGGAGCTCCTCCTGGGCCTCGAGGCCACCGGCCGCCCGTTCCTCGCCGTGCTCAACTCCCCGGATGGCGCCGCGGCGGTCGTCCCGCCGCCGGGGTTAGCGGAGAGGATGTCTGGGAGAGGACTGCTGCACACCGGGTGGGTGCAGCAGCAGCACATCCTGCGCCACCGGAGCGTGGGGTGCTACGTCACCCACGCCGGCTTCAGCTCCGTCGTGGAGGGGCTCGTCGCCGGCTGCCGCCTCGTGCTGCTGCCCATGAAGGTCGACCAGTACCTCAACGCGGCGCTGTTCGCGCGCGAGCTCCGCGTGGGCGTCGAGGTGGCGCGACGCGACGAGGACGGCTGGTTCGGGCGCCAGGACGTGTGCAACGCGGTCGCCGCGGCGGTGGCGGACGGAGGGGAAGGGGACAATAGGAAGTGGGCCGACTTCTTGACGGACGACGCTGTGCAGGGAAGGTTCGCCGACGAGTTCGTCCGGCAGCTCAGGGAGCTCGTCAGTGCGGCCTCGAGTTGA